Proteins co-encoded in one Pelodiscus sinensis isolate JC-2024 chromosome 9, ASM4963464v1, whole genome shotgun sequence genomic window:
- the LOC142818144 gene encoding uncharacterized protein LOC142818144: MEVEVDWESENDTCDTGEEHSHDSSHSSELVDHKSSFQLEADIKNFQPFSPGCSPAKPSGRQELTVELQCEDEETCKIYYQKRGETIAGVFITSSTNFDLQCEDENLEFCSFEEPQEELSEDDENIVLIDTFGEEDLKPISGEAWPYRCKKCCATFQDLGELQMHKQIHLTEYSYQCPICGKEFFHAANLRMHKLIHSSDRPHKCPECDKGFIHTADVWRHLRNVHKIERSLVALGNGTRRNQGSTVHQDKHGHGDIDDLCSENQKSGEEDSKPYICPTCGKGFRKPNLLSRHKVIHRQDKPHKCQECGKSFVERLKLKRHQQIHSGERPFYCEECGRSFTQLVTLQCHLRIHTGEKPYSCAYCGRCFTVSATLRKHERTHKVRDGQ; encoded by the coding sequence atggaggtggaggtggactGGGAATCCGAAAATGACACTTGTGACACAGGTGAGGAGCATTCACACGACTCCAGTCATTCCTCTGAACTGGTGGATCACAAATCTAGCTTTCAACTGGAGGCAGATATAAAAAACTTTCAACCATTCAGTCCTGGTTGTAGCCCTGCTAAACCTTCAGGTAGGCAAGAACTCACTGTAGAATTGCAGTGTGAAGATGAGGAAACCTGTAAGATCTACTACCAGAAGAGAGGTGAGACTATAGCTGGGGTCTTTATCACTTCCAGCACCAACTTTGATCTGCAATGTGAAGATGAGAATCTGGAATTCTGCTCATTTGAGGAACCTCAGGAAGAGCTAAGTGAGGATGATGAAAATATCGTTCTTATTGACACTTTTGGTGAGGAGGACCTGAAGCCCATTTCTGGAGAAGCTTGGCCTTATAGATGCAAGAAGTGTTGTGCCACTTTCCAGGATCTGGGCGAATTGCAGATGCACAAACAAATACACCTGACAGAGTATTCGTACCAATGCCCCATCTGCGGCAAAGAATTCTTCCACGCTGCGAACTTGCGAATGCACAAGCTGATTCATTCTAGTGACAGACCACACAAGTGTCCGGAGTGTGACAAGGGTTTCATCCACACGGCTGATGTCTGGAGGCACCTACGCAATGTCCACAAGATTGAGCGCTCCTTGGTAGCTTTGGGAAATGGTACGCGTAGGAACCAGGGATCAACAGTGCATCAAGACAAGCATGGCCATGGGGACATTGATGATCTGTGTTCAGAAAATCAAAAGTCTGGGGAAGAAGACTCTAAACCTTACATCTGTCCGACGTGTGGCAAAGGGTTCCGTAAACCTAATCTGCTGTCCAGACACAAGGTGATCCACCGACAGGACAAGCCACATAAATGTCAAGAATGTGGGAAGTCCTTTGTTGAGCGGCTCAAGTTGAAAAGGCACCAGCAGATTCACTCTGGAGAGCGCCCTTTCTACTGTGAGGAGTGTGGAAGGAGTTTCACCCAGCTGGTGACATTACAATGCCATCTGCGGATTCATACTGGGGAAAAACCCTACTCCTGTGCTTATTGTGGCCGTTGCTTCACAGTGTCTGCTACTCTAAGGAAGCATGAGCGCACGCACAaagtcagggatgggcaataa
- the LOC102452649 gene encoding uncharacterized protein LOC102452649: protein MDVEVDWESDNDTCDTGEEQSDDSSHVSERTGRKASLQLEVEEDYSPPASPVCSIAGPSIRQELPVELQCEEEETYENYYQKRDPATPAVCVTSSTNFDLQCEDEDLELYSSEHSEEPQGGLSEDDENIILIDAFGEEDLKPLSGEAWPFRCKKCGATFQDLGELQEHKQIHLTEHSYQCPICGKEFFRAANLRMHKLIHSSDRPHKCPECDKGFIRTADVWRHLRNVHKIERSKILGNGMVRNPWSSVHQIQNGGGDTYQQCSDDQKPGEEQSKPYICPTCGKGFHKPNLLSKHKVIHRQDKPYQCQECGKSFIQLLRLKRHQQTHSGERPFYCEECGGTFTRLASLQRHQRIHTGEKPYSCSYCAQDFTESGSLRRHERTHQVKTS from the coding sequence ATGGATGTGGAGGTTGACTGGGAGTCTGATAATGACACTTGTGACACAGGTGAGGAGCAGTCAGATGACTCCAGCCATGTCTCTGAACGGACAGGTCGCAAAGCCAGCCTCCAGCTGGAGGTAGAGGAAGATTACTCACCACCAGCTAGCCCTGTTTGCAGCATTGCTGGCCCTTCAATTAGGCAGGAGCTCCCTGTAGAATTGCAATGTGAAGAGGAGGAAACCTATGAAAACTACTACCAGAAACGTGATCCCGCCACTCCTGCCGTCTGTGTCACTTCCAGCACCAACTTCGACCTTCAGTGTGAAGATGAGGACCTGGAGCTTTACTCCTCGGAGCACTCTGAGGAACCTCAGGGGGGGTTAAGTGAGGATGATGAAAACATCATTCTTATTGATGCCTTTGGCGAGGAGGACCTGAAGCCCCTTTCTGGAGAAGCTTGGCCTTTTAGGTGCAAGAAGTGTGGGGCCACTTTCCAGGATCTGGGTGAATTACAAGAACACAAACAAATCCATCTGACAGAACATTCGTACCAGTGCCCCATCTGTGGCAAAGAGTTCTTCCGTGCTGCGAACTTGCGAATGCACAAGCTGATTCATTCCAGTGACAGACCACACAAGTGTCCGGAGTGCGACAAGGGGTTCATCCGCACGGCTGATGTCTGGAGGCACCTACGCAATGTCCACAAGATTGAGCGTTCAAAAATTTTGGGAAATGGCATGGTTAGGAACCCATGGTCTTCAGTGCACCAGATCCAAAATGGTGGCGGAGATACCTATCAACAGTGTTCAGATGACCAAAAGCCTGGAGAAGAACAGTCTAAACCTTACATCTGTCCAACATGTGGCAAAGGTTTCCATAAACCTAATTTGCTGTCCAAACACAAGGTGATCCACCGACAGGACAAACCATATCAATGTCAAGAATGTGGGAAGTCCTTTATCCAGCTGCTCAGACTGAAAAGGCATCAGCAAACTCACTCTGGAGAGCGTCCTTTCTACTGTGAGGAGTGTGGCGGGACCTTCACGCGGCTGGCATCACTACAGCGCCATCAGCGGATccatacaggagagaaaccctacTCTTGCTCTTATTGTGCTCAAGACTTCACAGAGTCAGGCTCTTTGAGGAGACATGAGCGCACTCACCAAGTGAAGACATCTTAG